TGCTTTTCTGATTGCGCTTTCCAGTGCCTTTTCGTCTTGTCAGTCCCACTCTGCAACGAATATCTCCCGCATTCCCCTGGAAATCAGCAAAATCGATACGATGAAAACGCGGATCGTGATCGAAAAATCGAAGTACCAATTGCATCTCTACGAATCTGACAAGCTCCTCCGCACTTATCCCGTGGTTTTTGGCGGCGATCCGGTGACGGACAAATATCGGGAAGGCGACAGCCGCACGCCGGAGGGGGTATTTCATGTGCGCACCAAATATGACCATGCCAAATGGAGCAAATTCATCTGGGTGGATTATCCCACAGCAGAGTCTTATCAGCGTTTTGAGCGAAGGATGGCTGCCGGCGAAATTCCACGAGACGCGACGATTGGCGGCGATATCGGCATTCACGGGGTGCCCGAAGGCATGGACGGGATGATCGCCGAGCGCTTCAATTGGACGCTAGGCTGCATTTCGCTCACCCGCGCAGATGTCGACGAATTGTATGCAGCGATCCGTACGGGGACGGAAATCAAGATTTTGCATTGAGCGGAATCACTCGACCGGAACCCATTCGAAGGTCATGGGATTGGCTTCCATGCCGTTGGTGAGCACCAACAAGTTGGGTTCCAGGGTCAGGATGTCCATTTCGCCGGGACTTGGGCGGCCGTCGGCTTGGGTGATCAGGACCTTTTTGTCCGGGCTGAGCGACCATTTGCCGCGTTCCAATTCGCCCAGCAAGATCTCGTAACGGCCATTTTTGAAGAAGGTAAACGTCGAATTGGCCATGATCGCGGGATCCATTTGTTGGCTGCGCATGTCGAGCTTGTTGAGTTTCCAGCTTTTGGTGATTATTTCCTCGGGGGTAGCCTTTTTTCCGCCCAATCCGCCTTCACCACATGCAGCGAAAAGCATTGTCAACAACACCAAAACCCCAATTTGCCAACGAAAATTCTTCATACGTTTTCAGTTCAGTTCCGAAAATTAGTCAATCCTACGCCGAAAAAGAAAACCCGACCTCCAAGGAGACCGGGTTTTCGTGTTCTTGCATCGGTCGTGTGGGTCGACACGGTTCTAACAAGGTCGGGGTAATTGCCTTGGTGATGCTGATTCTGTTCTTAGTGGGTAAATGCAAGAACGCAGTCAACAATATAGCGCGAATTGCAGGGATTCGGGTCCACTGCAGTAGATGGATGCAGGCAACCGCGGGATTCCATAAGGAATTGGAAAAGAATTTCTAATCGGGCAAACGCAGTTAGAATTCGATGCTTTTGCCGATTTCGGGGAGGAAAAGCTTGCTGCCTGCCTTTTGGAAGGTGTGTTTCGCAAGTTCGTGGTCCACAACGATGTAGGGGAAGGTGTCGAAGTGTACCCCGATGACTTTTTCGCAACGGAGGAAGTCGGCGGCCTTGGCAGCGTCGTCGATGCCCATGGTGAAATTGTCGCCGATGGGTAGCACGACAAAGTCAAATTCGAACTGTTTGCCCCAGATTTTCATGTCGGCGGTCAAGGCGGTGTCGCCTGCGAAGTAGAATGTGCCTTCGACCGTATCGACGATGAATCCGCCCGGGTTGCCTCCGTAGGAGCCGTCTGGAAAGCTGCTGCTGTGCACGGCATTCACATAT
The window above is part of the Bacteroidota bacterium genome. Proteins encoded here:
- a CDS encoding L,D-transpeptidase; the protein is MTDRKTARDGRKAYWFWFILDRLAMIRLLLATLIVPFAFLIALSSAFSSCQSHSATNISRIPLEISKIDTMKTRIVIEKSKYQLHLYESDKLLRTYPVVFGGDPVTDKYREGDSRTPEGVFHVRTKYDHAKWSKFIWVDYPTAESYQRFERRMAAGEIPRDATIGGDIGIHGVPEGMDGMIAERFNWTLGCISLTRADVDELYAAIRTGTEIKILH
- a CDS encoding metal-dependent hydrolase codes for the protein MIFKYYGHSCFAIEVAGKTLLFDPFISGNPLAGNVQLADIKADYILISHAHGDHVADAVALAKQTGATCVSNYEIITWLQNQGVAKGHPMNHGGQWKFEFGTVKYVNAVHSSSFPDGSYGGNPGGFIVDTVEGTFYFAGDTALTADMKIWGKQFEFDFVVLPIGDNFTMGIDDAAKAADFLRCEKVIGVHFDTFPYIVVDHELAKHTFQKAGSKLFLPEIGKSIEF